In Kitasatospora sp. NBC_00240, the following are encoded in one genomic region:
- a CDS encoding NAD(P)-binding domain-containing protein — MAGAVAVPGHRHRRTAPPAAPAPPAPAPAAGRRPAAGGRRPDPSSRPPARPPARRAARRHPNDHKSQPTKRNRDMPTLGIIGSGSMGTAIARLAVAADVKVAIANSRGPETLTALVSELGPLAGAGTVEQIAQDADLIVLAVPILAYRSVPAAPLRGHTVLDTSNYYPIRDGRIPELDSEKLTTSELVQQHLEGAHLVKAFGNILAHHITQLARPSGAPDRTALPIAGDHAAANTAAAALVDRIGFDTLDTGPLADSWRFEPETTAYTWLYMADQNTAFEDRFEAPGAPFPIASLRTALLDVKRVRVAERTF; from the coding sequence GTGGCCGGGGCGGTGGCGGTGCCCGGCCACCGCCACCGCCGGACCGCGCCCCCGGCCGCCCCGGCCCCGCCTGCCCCGGCCCCGGCCGCCGGCCGGCGGCCGGCGGCCGGCGGGCGTCGCCCCGATCCGTCGTCCCGGCCGCCCGCACGGCCGCCCGCACGACGGGCCGCCCGCCGGCACCCCAATGACCACAAGTCCCAACCCACGAAAAGGAACCGAGACATGCCCACCCTTGGAATCATCGGCAGCGGAAGCATGGGTACGGCCATCGCGAGGCTCGCGGTCGCCGCGGACGTCAAGGTCGCGATCGCCAACTCCCGCGGCCCCGAGACCCTCACCGCGCTCGTCAGCGAGCTCGGCCCGCTGGCCGGCGCCGGCACCGTCGAGCAGATCGCCCAGGACGCCGACCTCATCGTGCTGGCCGTGCCGATCCTCGCCTACCGCAGCGTCCCGGCCGCGCCGCTGCGCGGCCACACCGTGCTCGACACCAGCAACTACTACCCGATCCGCGACGGCCGGATCCCCGAGCTGGACTCCGAGAAGCTGACCACCAGCGAACTGGTGCAGCAGCACCTGGAGGGCGCGCACCTGGTGAAGGCGTTCGGCAACATCCTCGCCCACCACATCACCCAGCTCGCCCGCCCCAGCGGCGCCCCCGATCGCACCGCCCTGCCCATCGCCGGCGACCACGCCGCGGCCAACACCGCCGCCGCGGCCCTCGTCGACCGGATCGGCTTCGACACCCTCGACACCGGCCCGCTCGCCGACAGCTGGCGCTTCGAGCCCGAGACCACCGCCTACACCTGGCTCTACATGGCCGACCAGAACACCGCCTTCGAGGACCGCTTCGAGGCCCCCGGCGCGCCCTTCCCGATCGCCTCGCTGCGCACCGCCCTGCTGGACGTCAAGCGCGTGCGGGTCGCCGAACGCACCTTCTGA
- a CDS encoding GFA family protein has translation MSDTDQQQTHTGGCLCGGIRFTATGAPFYPHVCSCDHCKKLSGGPMMTWVGFPLKGFSWDGEGGEPTWYAEFPGAGRGFCPTCGSRLCALDDGSDAVFVTLMSLDRHALVPENQHFRDDAVSWLPQVPHKDPAPTP, from the coding sequence ATGAGCGACACCGACCAGCAGCAGACCCACACCGGCGGCTGCCTCTGCGGGGGGATCAGGTTCACCGCCACCGGCGCGCCCTTCTACCCCCATGTGTGCAGCTGCGACCACTGCAAGAAGCTCTCCGGCGGCCCGATGATGACCTGGGTGGGGTTCCCCCTGAAGGGCTTCAGCTGGGACGGCGAGGGCGGCGAACCCACCTGGTACGCGGAGTTCCCCGGTGCCGGACGCGGGTTCTGCCCCACCTGCGGAAGCCGGCTGTGCGCACTGGACGACGGCTCGGACGCGGTCTTCGTCACCCTGATGAGCCTCGACCGGCACGCCCTCGTGCCGGAGAACCAGCACTTTCGCGACGACGCCGTCAGCTGGCTCCCCCAGGTGCCGCACAAGGACCCCGCCCCCACCCCCTGA